Proteins co-encoded in one Ponticoccus alexandrii genomic window:
- a CDS encoding LysM peptidoglycan-binding domain-containing protein: MSKTGLYLAVTAAATAGAVALGIATGMIALPGSDDPKAPALAGEEAASPDKPDPPADADSVVGAAPAAGADPATKAVEADPSPDADPAVEAALSNPASDSDPAIEAAEVDPVPADQSPEPATSILSVAAPVFDLVRAETDGAALVAGAAAPGALLELLVNGTPVETVDVGRDGKFSAFVDLPQSGAVLALRMSVDGETLLSENEVIVAPADLVAALESPQALSQTPAAPGTATVPEGTGPDAQSEPDPGLAGGAEPDAPQASDPDAAARAVPLPRTGEAPAPLAAQDDAAGQTPEVPGSTTARPAQEALATLRLEAADGPPASPPGSRAEPTPVIASADPDAPHVPGAEETAALGALPHDPLIDARSQTAAAAAPGAPSDGPTVLVSGPRGVEALQTAPLSPGDVALDSISYDAEGDVLLSGRGEDTGFVRVYLDNTPVSTSRIREDGRWRVVLPEIDTGTYTLRVDQLDAQGGVTARVESPFLRESAEALEAATALAQGPITSVIVQPGNTLWGISKGRYGDGLDYVRIYEANRDRIRDPDLIYPGQLFDLPETRTE, from the coding sequence ATGAGCAAGACAGGACTCTACCTCGCCGTGACAGCGGCTGCGACCGCCGGGGCGGTGGCCCTGGGCATCGCCACCGGCATGATCGCGCTGCCCGGATCCGACGACCCGAAGGCGCCCGCGCTGGCAGGCGAAGAGGCCGCGTCGCCGGACAAACCCGATCCGCCCGCTGACGCCGATTCCGTCGTCGGGGCCGCCCCCGCTGCCGGCGCCGATCCTGCGACGAAGGCTGTCGAGGCCGACCCATCCCCCGACGCCGATCCCGCCGTGGAAGCCGCCTTGTCAAACCCGGCTTCCGACTCTGATCCCGCAATAGAGGCTGCCGAGGTGGACCCGGTCCCTGCCGATCAGTCGCCCGAGCCTGCAACCAGCATCCTGTCCGTCGCCGCGCCGGTCTTCGACCTTGTGCGGGCCGAAACCGATGGGGCCGCGCTGGTGGCCGGGGCCGCCGCGCCGGGCGCCCTGCTGGAGCTTCTGGTGAATGGCACACCGGTCGAAACCGTCGACGTGGGCAGGGACGGCAAGTTCTCGGCCTTCGTGGATCTGCCGCAGTCGGGGGCCGTTCTGGCCCTGCGTATGTCCGTAGATGGCGAGACGCTGCTGTCCGAGAACGAGGTGATCGTCGCGCCCGCCGATCTTGTCGCCGCGCTGGAAAGCCCGCAGGCCCTGTCGCAGACGCCCGCCGCGCCCGGCACCGCCACGGTTCCGGAAGGAACCGGCCCGGATGCGCAATCCGAGCCGGACCCGGGCCTTGCCGGTGGCGCCGAACCGGATGCGCCGCAGGCCTCTGACCCGGACGCCGCCGCCCGCGCGGTGCCACTGCCGCGCACCGGAGAGGCCCCCGCGCCGCTGGCGGCGCAGGATGACGCGGCCGGTCAGACGCCGGAGGTGCCCGGCAGCACGACCGCGCGCCCGGCGCAGGAGGCATTGGCGACGCTGCGGCTGGAGGCGGCGGACGGCCCGCCCGCCTCGCCCCCGGGCAGCCGCGCGGAACCGACGCCGGTCATCGCCAGCGCCGATCCCGATGCCCCCCATGTGCCCGGGGCCGAAGAGACCGCCGCTCTTGGCGCCCTGCCGCACGATCCCCTCATAGACGCGCGCAGCCAGACCGCCGCCGCCGCCGCGCCCGGGGCCCCCTCGGACGGGCCGACCGTTCTGGTCTCTGGCCCGCGCGGGGTCGAGGCGCTTCAGACCGCGCCGCTGTCGCCGGGGGACGTGGCGCTCGACTCGATCAGCTACGATGCGGAGGGCGACGTGCTGCTGTCCGGGCGCGGCGAGGATACCGGTTTCGTGCGCGTTTATCTCGACAATACGCCTGTCTCGACCTCGCGCATCCGCGAGGACGGGCGCTGGCGCGTCGTCCTGCCCGAGATCGACACCGGCACCTACACGCTGCGCGTGGACCAGCTGGACGCGCAGGGCGGCGTGACCGCCCGCGTCGAAAGCCCCTTCCTGCGCGAAAGCGCCGAGGCGCTGGAGGCCGCGACCGCGCTGGCGCAGGGGCCGATCACTTCGGTGATCGTGCAGCCCGGCAACACGCTGTGGGGCATCTCGAAGGGCCGCTACGGCGACGGACTGGACTACGTACGCATCTACGAGGCAAACCGCGACCGCATCCGGGACCCGGACCTGATTTATCCCGGCCAGCTGTTCGACCTGCCCGAAACCCGGACAGAGTGA
- a CDS encoding sarcosine oxidase subunit delta, giving the protein MLTLECPYCGVMADETELSPGGEAHLKRFGPGSEDADFEGYLFLRENPRGVHFERWRHAYGCGKWFLAARDTTTLQVFGTYAAQTTEPPASIVDEIRGTKPGFSWRDLFKPA; this is encoded by the coding sequence ATGCTGACACTCGAATGCCCCTACTGCGGCGTCATGGCCGATGAAACCGAACTCAGCCCCGGCGGCGAGGCGCATCTGAAGCGCTTCGGTCCCGGCAGCGAGGACGCCGACTTCGAAGGCTACCTCTTCCTGCGCGAGAACCCGCGCGGCGTGCATTTCGAGCGCTGGCGCCACGCCTACGGCTGCGGCAAGTGGTTCCTCGCCGCACGCGACACCACCACGCTGCAGGTTTTCGGGACCTACGCGGCCCAGACGACAGAGCCGCCCGCGTCCATCGTCGACGAGATCCGGGGCACCAAACCCGGATTTTCCTGGCGCGACCTGTTCAAGCCGGCGTGA
- a CDS encoding sarcosine oxidase subunit alpha family protein, giving the protein MSTRLAQGGRLIDRSTRVPFTFDGKRLTGLAGDTLASALLANDQMLVGRSFKYHRPRGILASGAEEPNGLVNLGEGNTHEPNQRVTMTEVFEGLTATSQNRWPSLETDIGALNGFFSRFLTAGFYYKMFIHPRPLWKHVYEPFIRKSAGLGKAPDPETRDPDIYEHFHVHTDLLIVGGGVAGLQAALAAGASGLKVLLMEMEPHLGGRAPVDGGMIGGKPVEEWIAETRTALEAMPNVTIRTRCMGSGVYDHGYALGYEKVADHVPGSGAPRHRLWRVRAGHILLATGALERPIAFAGNDIPGVMLASAVRDYIVNYGVSSGDRTVVVTNNDDAYRTALAVKKAGLQVPAIIDTRVLPIDSALVAEAKAAGIRVLEGMAVAKVKGGKRVEGVVVCSQAGEGAMVEEVACDVVAMSGGWSPAVHLWSHCGGKLLWDPETVCFRPDHDRLPTGADGSAFVSIAGAANGHLLTGTILKDAIRAGFDAAEGLGAKVTRGDAPESDAPGEAPIMAVWLMPQGAGHDLKMKSWLDFQNDVKVTDVQLAAREGFESVEHAKRYTTLGMATDQGKLSNINGLAILSGALGTNIPDVGTTTFRPPYTPISMGAIAGEARGATFLPLRKTPMHAWHEAHGAAWEPVGHWRRPYCFPKAGESKHDAVTREIKATRDSLGLLDASTLGKIIVKGPDAGRFLDILYTNMMSTLPVGKCRYGLMCNENGFLMDDGVVARIDEDTFLCHTTTGGADSIHAHMEDWLQCEWWDWKVYTANVTEQYAQIAVVGPNARKVLEKLGGMDLSKEAMPFMTWADGRLAGIPVRVYRISFSGELSYEIAAPAAQGLALWEMLHAAGEEFNATPYGTEALHVMRAEKGFIMIGDETDGTVIPQDLGLGWAISKKKEDYLGKRAQTRSHMANPDRWQLVGLETLDGSVLPDGALAVAEGQTPNGQRKTQGRVTSSYYSPTLDRGIAMGLVHNGPDRMGEEIDFMKEDGETKMRARIVSAVFFDPEGEKQNV; this is encoded by the coding sequence ATGAGCACCAGACTGGCACAGGGCGGACGCCTCATCGACCGTTCCACCCGGGTTCCCTTCACCTTCGACGGCAAGCGCCTGACGGGCCTTGCCGGCGACACGCTGGCCTCGGCGCTGCTGGCCAACGACCAGATGCTGGTCGGGCGGTCCTTCAAGTACCACCGCCCGCGCGGCATCCTCGCCTCGGGCGCGGAAGAGCCCAATGGTCTGGTGAACCTCGGAGAGGGCAACACCCACGAGCCGAACCAGCGCGTGACCATGACCGAGGTCTTCGAGGGGCTGACTGCCACCTCGCAGAACCGCTGGCCCTCTCTGGAAACCGATATCGGCGCGCTCAACGGCTTCTTCAGCCGCTTCCTGACCGCGGGCTTCTACTACAAGATGTTCATCCACCCGCGTCCGCTGTGGAAGCACGTCTACGAACCCTTCATCCGCAAGTCCGCCGGTCTGGGCAAGGCGCCGGACCCGGAGACTCGCGACCCCGACATCTACGAGCACTTTCATGTCCACACCGACCTGCTGATCGTCGGCGGCGGCGTGGCAGGCCTTCAGGCCGCTCTGGCCGCCGGGGCCTCGGGCCTCAAGGTCCTGCTGATGGAGATGGAGCCGCATCTCGGGGGCCGTGCCCCGGTCGACGGCGGCATGATCGGCGGCAAGCCGGTGGAGGAGTGGATCGCAGAGACCCGCACCGCGCTGGAGGCCATGCCCAATGTGACCATCCGCACCCGCTGCATGGGATCGGGGGTCTACGATCACGGCTATGCGCTGGGGTATGAGAAGGTCGCCGACCACGTTCCGGGCAGCGGCGCTCCGCGCCATCGCCTGTGGCGGGTCCGGGCCGGGCACATCCTGCTGGCGACCGGCGCGCTCGAGCGCCCCATCGCCTTTGCGGGCAACGACATTCCGGGCGTCATGCTGGCCTCGGCGGTGCGTGACTACATCGTCAACTACGGCGTGTCGTCGGGCGACCGCACGGTGGTCGTGACCAACAACGACGACGCCTACCGCACCGCGTTGGCGGTGAAGAAGGCGGGCCTGCAGGTTCCCGCGATCATCGACACCCGCGTGCTGCCCATCGACTCCGCTCTGGTGGCAGAGGCCAAGGCAGCGGGCATCCGCGTGCTCGAAGGCATGGCCGTGGCCAAGGTCAAGGGCGGCAAGCGCGTCGAGGGCGTCGTGGTCTGCTCGCAGGCCGGCGAGGGCGCCATGGTCGAAGAGGTCGCCTGCGACGTGGTCGCCATGTCCGGCGGCTGGTCCCCGGCGGTGCACCTGTGGTCGCATTGCGGCGGCAAGCTGCTGTGGGATCCCGAGACCGTCTGCTTCCGCCCCGATCACGACCGCCTGCCCACCGGCGCCGACGGCTCCGCCTTCGTCAGCATCGCGGGTGCGGCCAACGGCCACCTGCTGACCGGCACGATCCTCAAGGACGCCATCCGCGCGGGTTTCGACGCCGCCGAAGGGCTGGGCGCCAAGGTCACGCGCGGGGACGCGCCCGAAAGCGACGCACCGGGCGAAGCGCCCATCATGGCGGTCTGGCTCATGCCGCAGGGTGCCGGCCATGATCTGAAGATGAAATCCTGGCTGGATTTCCAGAACGACGTAAAGGTCACGGACGTGCAGCTTGCGGCCCGCGAGGGCTTCGAATCTGTCGAACATGCCAAGCGCTACACCACGCTGGGCATGGCGACCGATCAGGGAAAACTGTCCAACATCAACGGTCTGGCGATCCTGTCGGGTGCGTTGGGCACCAACATCCCCGACGTCGGCACCACCACCTTCCGCCCGCCCTACACGCCCATCTCGATGGGGGCGATCGCGGGCGAGGCGCGCGGCGCGACCTTCCTGCCGCTGCGCAAGACCCCGATGCACGCGTGGCACGAGGCGCATGGCGCCGCGTGGGAGCCGGTCGGCCACTGGCGCCGCCCCTACTGCTTCCCCAAGGCGGGCGAAAGCAAGCACGACGCCGTCACGCGCGAGATCAAGGCCACGCGCGACAGCCTCGGCCTGCTGGATGCCTCGACGCTGGGCAAGATCATCGTCAAGGGGCCGGACGCGGGCCGCTTCCTCGACATCCTCTACACCAACATGATGAGCACCCTGCCGGTCGGCAAATGCCGCTATGGCCTGATGTGCAACGAGAACGGCTTCCTGATGGACGACGGTGTCGTGGCGCGGATCGACGAGGACACCTTCCTCTGCCACACCACAACCGGCGGCGCGGACAGCATCCATGCCCACATGGAAGACTGGCTGCAGTGCGAGTGGTGGGACTGGAAGGTCTACACCGCCAACGTGACCGAGCAATACGCGCAGATCGCCGTGGTCGGCCCCAACGCCCGCAAGGTGCTGGAAAAGCTCGGCGGCATGGACCTGTCGAAAGAGGCGATGCCCTTCATGACATGGGCCGACGGGCGCCTTGCCGGCATCCCGGTGCGGGTCTACCGGATCTCCTTCTCGGGCGAACTCAGCTACGAGATCGCGGCACCCGCCGCGCAGGGCCTCGCCCTGTGGGAGATGCTGCACGCGGCGGGCGAAGAGTTCAACGCGACCCCCTACGGCACCGAGGCGCTGCACGTCATGCGGGCCGAGAAGGGCTTCATCATGATCGGCGACGAGACTGACGGCACCGTGATCCCGCAGGATCTGGGCCTCGGCTGGGCGATCTCGAAGAAGAAAGAGGACTACCTCGGCAAGCGCGCCCAGACCCGCAGCCACATGGCCAACCCGGACCGCTGGCAGCTTGTGGGGCTGGAAACGCTCGACGGCTCCGTCCTGCCGGACGGCGCGCTGGCGGTGGCAGAGGGCCAGACGCCCAACGGCCAGCGCAAGACGCAGGGCCGCGTGACCTCGTCCTACTACTCGCCGACGCTGGACCGTGGCATCGCCATGGGCCTCGTCCACAACGGCCCGGATCGCATGGGCGAAGAGATCGATTTCATGAAGGAAGACGGCGAGACCAAGATGCGCGCGCGCATCGTCTCGGCGGTGTTCTTCGACCCCGAAGGAGAGAAGCAGAATGTCTGA
- a CDS encoding superoxide dismutase, which translates to MAFELPDLPYAHDALASQGMSQETLEYHHDIHHKAYVDNGNKLIAGTEWEGKSVEEIVKGTYDANAVAQSGIFNNASQHWNHAQFWEMMGPGNAGMPSELEAAIKESFGTVEDFKEKFSAAGAGQFGSGWAWLVKDTDGSLKVTKTENGVNPLCFGQTALLGCDVWEHSYYIDFRNKRPAYLANFLDNLVNWENVASRL; encoded by the coding sequence ATGGCTTTTGAACTTCCTGATCTTCCTTACGCACACGATGCGCTGGCCAGCCAGGGCATGAGCCAGGAGACGCTGGAGTATCACCACGATATCCACCACAAGGCCTATGTCGACAACGGCAACAAGCTGATCGCGGGCACCGAGTGGGAAGGCAAGTCGGTCGAAGAGATCGTCAAGGGCACCTATGACGCCAATGCCGTCGCCCAGTCGGGCATCTTCAACAACGCGTCGCAGCACTGGAACCACGCCCAGTTCTGGGAAATGATGGGCCCGGGCAACGCCGGCATGCCCTCCGAGCTGGAAGCCGCCATCAAGGAAAGCTTCGGCACCGTCGAAGACTTCAAGGAAAAGTTCTCCGCTGCCGGTGCCGGTCAGTTCGGCTCTGGCTGGGCATGGCTGGTGAAGGACACCGACGGCTCGCTGAAGGTCACCAAGACCGAGAATGGCGTGAACCCGCTGTGCTTCGGCCAGACCGCGCTGCTGGGCTGCGACGTGTGGGAGCATTCCTACTACATCGACTTCCGCAACAAGCGCCCGGCCTACCTGGCGAACTTCCTCGACAATCTGGTGAACTGGGAAAACGTGGCCTCGCGCCTGTAA
- a CDS encoding TIGR00730 family Rossman fold protein — protein sequence MTKSSICVYCGSRAGALPAYASEAEALGGAIASEGWRLVYGAGDVGLMGTVARAAQAGGAETFGVIPTHLLSLEVGKTDLTKFIITETMHERKKVMVMNADAVVVMPGGAGSLDEFFEVLTWRQLGLHSKPIVLMDVAGYWGPLRALMEHVVDQGFAERSLLDFVQSAASAEEVMTILRRALS from the coding sequence ATGACAAAATCCTCAATCTGTGTCTATTGCGGTTCGCGGGCGGGCGCCCTGCCCGCCTATGCATCCGAAGCCGAAGCCCTCGGCGGCGCCATCGCGTCCGAGGGCTGGCGACTGGTCTACGGCGCCGGTGACGTGGGCCTGATGGGCACCGTCGCGCGGGCGGCTCAGGCGGGCGGCGCAGAGACCTTCGGCGTGATCCCGACACACCTGCTAAGCTTGGAAGTCGGCAAGACCGACCTGACCAAATTCATCATCACCGAGACCATGCACGAACGGAAAAAGGTCATGGTGATGAACGCCGACGCGGTGGTGGTGATGCCGGGCGGAGCGGGCTCGCTGGACGAATTCTTCGAGGTGCTGACATGGCGCCAGCTTGGCCTGCACTCGAAGCCCATCGTGCTTATGGACGTAGCGGGCTACTGGGGGCCGCTGCGCGCCCTGATGGAGCACGTCGTCGATCAGGGCTTCGCAGAACGCTCGCTGCTGGACTTCGTCCAAAGTGCCGCCTCTGCCGAAGAGGTCATGACGATCCTGCGCCGCGCCCTTTCCTGA
- the rarD gene encoding EamA family transporter RarD: MSTQRSGVLAIIGACIIWGLSPLYYKLLTHVPPLELLAHRTVWSLVVFAGLLGLQGRLSRIRVAMSSRRDALILTAAALLISANWFFFIFSVQVGRVTETSMGYYIQPLLVVLLGVFVLKERLGPLQWLAIGLAAAGVAQLTWGLGTAPWISLFLASTFALYGLLKKSLSVGPVVSVTSEVLILTPLAAVWLAWVHLRGGGLFGQDLYTSALLILSGLLTALPLILFSSGAQKVSMVTLGLVQYLNPTMQFFLAAVIFAEPLTGWHVTAFVMIWTALAIYTAVTLRQERARRRIVMTSSAEAALWTKSSSERSAKP; the protein is encoded by the coding sequence ATGTCAACGCAACGCTCGGGTGTCCTTGCCATCATCGGCGCCTGCATCATCTGGGGCCTGTCCCCGCTCTATTACAAGCTGTTGACCCATGTGCCGCCGCTGGAGCTGCTGGCGCATCGCACCGTCTGGTCGCTGGTGGTCTTTGCCGGGCTTCTGGGCCTGCAGGGGCGGCTGAGCCGCATCCGCGTGGCGATGTCCTCGCGCCGCGATGCGCTGATCCTGACGGCGGCGGCGCTGCTGATCTCGGCCAACTGGTTCTTCTTCATCTTCTCGGTGCAGGTCGGGCGCGTGACCGAGACCTCGATGGGCTATTACATCCAGCCGCTGCTGGTGGTCCTGCTGGGGGTCTTCGTGCTGAAGGAGCGCCTTGGCCCGCTGCAATGGCTGGCGATCGGGCTGGCGGCGGCAGGGGTCGCGCAGCTGACATGGGGCCTGGGCACCGCGCCGTGGATCTCCTTGTTTCTGGCCTCGACCTTCGCGCTATACGGGCTGCTGAAGAAAAGCCTGTCGGTCGGCCCGGTCGTCTCGGTCACCTCTGAGGTGCTGATCCTGACGCCGCTCGCGGCGGTTTGGCTGGCATGGGTGCATCTGCGCGGCGGAGGCCTGTTCGGGCAGGACCTCTATACCTCGGCGCTGCTGATCCTCTCGGGGCTGCTGACCGCGCTGCCGCTGATCCTTTTCTCGTCGGGGGCGCAGAAGGTCAGCATGGTGACGCTGGGCCTTGTGCAATACCTCAACCCGACGATGCAGTTCTTCCTTGCGGCGGTGATCTTTGCCGAGCCTCTGACCGGCTGGCATGTCACCGCCTTCGTGATGATCTGGACGGCGCTGGCGATCTACACCGCCGTCACCCTGCGTCAGGAAAGGGCGCGGCGCAGGATCGTCATGACCTCTTCGGCAGAGGCGGCACTTTGGACGAAGTCCAGCAGCGAGCGTTCTGCGAAGCCCTGA
- a CDS encoding sarcosine oxidase subunit gamma — protein MSDPVLPLGGASFEGLCHISEHGPQGCVLIRGDLATAALKNAATGLTGVDMPAQRGAAANGERGILWMSPDELLLLLPRTEAAQAAVDLQGQLSGGHALVADVSDMRAHFLLTGPMVREVLAKLTPADLSPEAFGPGELRRTKVGQVAAGLWMHDAQTVQLFCFRSVAEYMFALIKTAAAPNSAVGYFRE, from the coding sequence ATGTCTGATCCTGTCCTGCCGCTGGGCGGCGCCTCTTTCGAGGGGCTGTGCCATATCTCCGAACACGGGCCGCAGGGTTGCGTCCTGATCCGGGGCGACCTTGCCACCGCGGCGCTGAAGAACGCCGCGACCGGGCTGACCGGCGTCGACATGCCCGCACAGCGCGGCGCGGCGGCGAACGGCGAGCGCGGAATCCTGTGGATGTCGCCGGACGAGCTGCTGCTTCTGCTGCCCCGGACCGAGGCAGCGCAGGCCGCCGTGGATCTTCAGGGCCAGTTGAGCGGCGGTCATGCCCTCGTGGCCGATGTCTCGGACATGCGGGCGCATTTCCTGCTGACCGGCCCGATGGTGCGCGAGGTGCTGGCCAAGCTGACGCCCGCCGACCTCTCGCCCGAGGCCTTCGGGCCCGGGGAACTGCGCCGCACCAAGGTCGGGCAGGTCGCGGCGGGCCTGTGGATGCACGACGCCCAGACGGTGCAGCTTTTCTGCTTCCGCTCGGTGGCCGAGTACATGTTTGCCCTGATCAAGACTGCCGCCGCGCCGAACAGCGCCGTCGGCTATTTCCGGGAGTAA